GGTTAATCGGCTTAACTCCCTTACAACTTGGGGCTTTGCGAATACTTATTACTGCTGCTTTTCTATTACTAATAGGGTTTAAAAGTTTGCGGAAAATCCAAAAATTTCACTGGAAATACATTGCATACACAGCAGCACTTGGAACATTTTTCCCTTCTTTTTTATTTGCTTTTGCCATTACCGGAATAGATAGCTCCATAACTTCCATATTAAATTCACTAACACCTTTTCATACCTATATTTTTGGTACATTAGTGTTTGGTTTTACATTTAAGAAAAAACAGTTAATTGGAATTTTAGTAGGATTGATAGGTACTCTGATTTTGGTTTTAAAAGGAGTGGAAACCAATCCGGATCAAAACTACTGGTATGCTCTATTGGTTATTGTTTCTTCAGTCGGGTATGCATTCAATGTAAACATTGTAAAAAAATATTTATCTGATCTTAGTGCCTTAGCCATTACAACAGGAAATTTTTTATTATTGATTATCCCTTCGGGGTTTGTATTACTTTTTAGTGGGTTTTTCACTACGTTTCAATTCAACCCGGAAACGAGTTTGGCTTTTGGTTATATTATTATACTGTCTATTGTCGGTACCGGTATGGCAAAAGTAATGTTTAACCGATTGGTACAAATAGCTTCACCTGTTTTTTCAGCTTCGGTAACGTATTTAATTCCCTTAGTAGCAGTTATGTGGGGTATGATTGATGAAGAAAAACTACATATTGTACAACTGTTGGGAGCCGCCATTATTTTGTTTGGGGTGTATCTGGTAAATAAAACAAAATAGTTTTTTATCCAATCAAAAAGAGAAACATCAAAACGTGAATTTTAATCCTGTTCTCTATCTTTTATAAATTTCACTTCCATTAAAAACGGTTAAAACCACTTTTGTTTGATTTAGTTCTGTTGGAGGTATGGTAAAAATGTCTCGATCTAATACTACAAAATCGACCAATTTTCCTACTTCGATAGAGCCCACTTCATTTTCTTGCCTCATTACATAAGCACCATTAATTGTATAGGCTTTAATTGCTGTTTCTAAAGAAATATTTTGTGGTGCTCTGGTTACTGCGTTTTGGATTCCCACAAAAGGGTTTAATGAACTTACATTCCAATCACTACTCAATGTTAGTCGAGCGTTTGCCTCTGTTAATGATTTTAGCGGAATTAAGTTATTTGACAGTGTACTTCCTATTAAAGAGATATTATCACTCCAAAAATGAGGTTGTGTAAATTCTCCTACAACTTGTGCATCTGCCGTAACATTTAGTTGAGCAAACCTGTTTAGATCAGCAGTATCAATAATTTCTACATGTGTTAGCCGGTGCCTTCCATCAGATGTTCCGGCTTTGTTGAATTGCATTTAAGGCTTCATGAACTCCTCTGTTTCCAATGGCATGTATATGGAAATCAAAACCTATTGATTCTAATTCCCAGATATACATCGTCAGCCTATTTTGAGTAAAATAATTTAGCCCATTATTTGTAGGTTGCTCAAAATAATCAATCAGGTATTGAGAGTGTAATGCTGCCGTTGTATGATGGGTAATTCCATCAACATACAGTTTAATTTGATTAATTTTTAATAAGTTGTTGTCATTATTGCTATATAATGTTTTTAAAGCGGTTATTTGAGAAGCATCATTTTCAGCAGGGTATGCCCAGAGTCCCAAATTAAATCTAGCAGTTAATTTTCCATTTTTTTCTAGATTTTTCCACACTTGGTGTTGATTTCTTTTCCAATATGTTCTGGCATCGGAAACTGATGTAATTCCGTATTTGGCCAGCTCAGGTAATACATACTGCACCATTCCGTTATATTCTCCGTTTGGATTATTTAAAGCGGTTACTGCCTGCTGAAAAACGATATCTCCAGCATTGTCAATTAAAACCCCATTTAAAACGCCATCATCTTTCATGATAATTCCTCCTTGGGGATTTGGGGTTGCTACAGTAATTCCAGCCATTTCCAATGCTTTGGAGTTTACCCACATAGAATGGGATGTTTGTTCCATGATTATGACTGGTCTGTCTGAAACTGCCTCGTCAATGATTTCTATCGGGCTTCTGCTTGCATTAAAAAGGGTATTAATAGAATGCCCAAAACCAATCAGCCAGGCAACATCCGGATTAGCCGCAGAAGCATTTGAAATTTTCGTCTTGAAATTTTCAGCATCTGTCTCTGCTTCATCTAACACAAAGGTAGTGGTTGTAGCTCCTACTTCCATAGGGTGCATGTGTACGTCATGAAATCCTGGTAAGACTATTTTTCCCTGTAAATTTATTTTTAGCACTCCCTCTTCTGCAAATGATGATGCTTCTGCATCTGTTCCTACAAAAAGAATTTTATTCCCATCAATAACCAATGCTTCTGCCCAAGGATTAGCATCATTAACAGTGAATATCTTACCATTAAAATATAATTTTTGAGTGCCGGATACGGATTCAATTGTTTCCCGCATTTTTTTATTCATACAGGAATGAGTACTGAAAACAGTAGCAAAAACTAATGGTAACCATTTCATTTTTTGAAGCCATTTTAAGCCATAATAGATTTTCTGATGCAGAGTTTGAGGTTCAATATAAAAAATTAAAAAACTATTCATATTTTTTGATTCAATAATTTAATACATTGAACTCATTTTCAACCAAATTCAAACAAGCAGTATAAATTTACTTTTCAGGCAATTTCTTTAATAACGATAAGCATATTTATTTTTACTCTTCATTATCTATTACCCCTTTGATTTTTTCTTCTAACTCTTCCATCAATTCCGGGTTGTCTTTAATTAACGCTTTTACGGCATCCCTTCCCTGACCTAATTTGGTATCTGCATAACTAAACCAGGAGCCACTTTTTTTAATGATTCCCAAATCCACTCCAATATCCAGAACCTCTCCCACTTTTGAGACCCCTTCTCCGTACATGATATCAAATTCTGCGGTTTGAAAAGGTGGAGCCACTTTGTTTTTCACCACTTTTACTTTGGTTTGGTTTCCAATGACACGATCTCCTTCCTTGATCTGGGTTCTTTTACGAATGTCTAAACGAACCGAAGCATAAAATTTTAAAGCATTCCCTCCGGTTGTGGTTTCCGGGTTTCCGAACATTACCCCGATTTTTTCACGTAACTGATTGATGAAAATAACCGTACAATTTGTTTTGCTAATGGTTCCTGTTAATTTTCGAAGTGCTTGAGACATCAAGCGGGCATGTAATCCCATTTTTGAATCTCCCATTTCTCCTTCAATCTCAGATTTAGGCGTTAATGCCGCAACCGAATCGATGACTACAATGTCAATAGCCCCCGAACGAATTAAATTATCCGTAATTTCCAGTGCCTGTTCTCCGTGATCCGGTTGAGAAATGATTAAATTATCCATATCAACACCGAGATTTTCAGCATAAAAACGATCAAACGCATGTTCTGCATCTACAAAAGCAGCAATGCCTCCTGCTTTTTGAGCTTCGGCAATGGCATGTAATGTTATAGTGGTTTTGCCGGAAGATTCCGGCCCGTAAATTTCAATGATTCTCCCTCTTGGATATCCTCCAACTCCCAGTGCCAGATCCAATCCTAAAGACCCGGAGGAAATGGCTTCAACATCTTCCACAATAGTATCGCCCATTTTCATGACGGCACCTTTTCCATAGGTTTTATCTAATTTATCTAATGTTAATTGAAGTGCTTTTAATTTGGCTTGTTTTTCTTTATCTGCTGACATATTTTCTAATGAATTATTTCGAATTAAAATTTAAAGGCAAGGTACAAAAAACTATGACACCTATCTTTGAATACTAAGAAGTTCTCAACATTTTAATATGAGGAATTCCGTCTTCTAAATACTTATTTCCCTGCACAACAAACCCAAAAGAATTATAAAATTTAGTGAGGTATGTTTGTGCAGAAATAAGAATGGTTTTTTCTTTAAAACTCTTTTCAATATAGGCTATTGAAGCTGCTATTAATTGATGGCCGTATGCCTGCTTTCTGTGCTCTTTTTTTACTAAAATTCTGCCGATACTCGGGAAATCAAAATAATCTCCGGCATCAAAAATTCGTGCATATGTAATTATTTCCTCTTCCTTAATACCAAACATATGAAAAGCTATGGAGTCTTTATTATCAATATCCTGGTAAATACAATTTTGTTCTACTACAAAAACTTCCGAACGCAGTCGGAGGATACGGTATAGTTCTTCAATGGTTAATTTGCTAAATTTTTTTACAATAAATTCCATAAATTTAACAAGCAGAAATTTTATTCACTCTTTTCTGATGCCGCCCTCCTTCAAATTCGGTAGTTAAGAATGTTTCTACTATTGCTAAAGCTTGAGGAATGGCAGTATACCTTGCAGGAATACAAAGAATATTAGCATTGTTATGTTGTCTAGCAAGTTCTGCTATTTCTTTTGTCCAACACAAACCTGCTCTAATTTTCCAGTATTTATTAGCGGTCATTGCAACACCATTGGCACTACCGCAAATTAAAATTCCAATGGCTGCTTTTTTTGCTATGACATCTTTAGCTACCGGGTGTACAAAATCCGGATAATCTACACTTTCATCAGTGTCAGTGCCATAATTTTTTACCACAATTCCTTTGGATTCCAGTAATGTAACAATAGAAAATTTATACGCTGTTCCTGCATGATCGTTTCCAATGGCAACTGTCATAATGAATTTGTTTTAATTGTGTTGTATCACAAAAATACATGTTTTATTAATATTTTCCTGTTTTGTCGGTACTTACAGTTTGTTTAATTAGTTAACCCTTAAAAATAGGCTATTTGTTGGTTAGGTTTTATTATTAGAGTCCGATTTTTCTCTAACAAATTTTTGCACAGGTAACCAAAGGTATTAAGAATAATCCAAAGAACATCTTCTTTGAGTTTTCTCATTAATTTTTTGAAGTTGAACCCAGCGGCGGCCATCATAAAGTTGATACTATCTCCCATCTGACCTTTTAGGAAGTTGTTTGCTACCCTATGGTCTTGTTTAAGATGGGATATTGTTCATTCTTGCCCAATACGCTGACGAAAGTGAACTAGATCGCTGGCAGCGAAAGGTTGGCCACAACGTTGAACGGTAGCACCACCTAAATACTGAAAATAAGCGTTCACCTCCCAGTGTTCTTCTACCATGTGGAAAACTCAATTTGTTTAACCTATGTTTAGCCCAAACAAAAAAAGCCGAGATAAAAATCTCGACTTTCGTACCGAAGGCGGGACTTGAACCCGCACGAACCTTACAGTTCAAGGGATTTTAAGTCCCTCGTGTCTACCAATTCCACCACTTCGGCATTACATATTTTCACTAACTAAAACAGAGCGAAAGACGGGATTTGAACCCGCGACCCTCACCTTGGCAAGGTGATGCTCTACCCCTGAGCTACTTTCGCAACTATTTTATTATATTTTTCACAAAATAATATTCTTGTTCTTCGATCTTAACACCAAAAATGCCTCAATAAGCATTTCATAAATAGGGCAGCAAATATAATAAGAAAACTATTGAAAAAAAATTTTCATTAAAAAACTTCTCTCTTACTAAAAGCTCTTTTTTATACGCTAAAAAATACGGTAAAGTTTTTTTAGCGTATAAAAAAGAGCGGCTTGTATAAATACCTCTATTCTATCTCAGTAATTTCAATACGCCTGTTTCTGGATCGTCCTTCTTTAGTCAAATTTGTATCTATTGGTTTAGATTCTCCCATGCCTAGAATAGATATATTTTCTTGGGGAATACCATTATCTACTAAGTAGTTTCGTACTGCACTCGCTCTGCTTTTTGATAAAACTCTATTAGCGTTATATTCTCCTACACTATCTGTATGCCCCTCTATTCTAAATTTTGCATTTGGATTTTCTTTCATAACTTCAACAATCGATTGTAAAATTGAATATGTATCTTGTGTGAAATTATAATTCCCCGAATTAAATTTGACTTTTCTTGATAGTGCAGTAAGTGTTTCACTGGTTTCCTTGCTCAGTTTTTTTGAGTGTCCGTTATTATCAGTCTCTTCGGCAGTATCCGATACACTGTTTCCGTCGCTAGGAAGCGGACAACCATTATTATTTGGCGATCCTACTACGTCCGGACAGTTATCCCCTCTATCCAATACGCCATCTCCATCACTATCAGATAAAGGGCAACCATTATTATTAGGAGATCCGGCTATTTTCGGACAATTATCTCCACTATCTATTACACCGTCTTTATCGGTGTCTTGTACTATTGCTGTTTGTTCCGATGTATTTTTATCATTGCTGTTTGTGCTTCCGTCATCGGGACATCCGTTTGAATTTCTTGTGCCCGGAATACTAGGACAATCATCATTATAATCATAAATACCGTCATTGTCTTTATCTTCATTCTGAAATCTGAATATTAACCCTGATGAATACTGAATATGATTGGTATCAAATCTTTCCGAAGAATTGAAGGCCCATTTCGCCAAAGCATCAAAATTTAAACCTACCCCTTTCGAAAACCAAATATTGACACCAGGGCCTACATTTGCAGAAGTTGCTCCCTTGTCAATTTTAAAATACCCAATCCCCCCGTTAAGATATACCTCTAACCAATCTGCCCCCCAAAACAGATTAAAAGCTTCATCAAAATAAAATTGAAAATTACCATCAAGAGCAAAATAATTTTGATCTTCATTCACAACACTTCCATCTAAAATTCTACCACCAGCTTTCCATTTATTTAAACTCCCCCCTATCTCAAAGCTAAGTAATTTACTAAATCGATACCCTAAGTTTAATCTTGCGGGGAACCCTCCGAAAGCAAAATTCTGTGTATTAAAATTCGCTGCACCCCCACTATTATCTACAAAATTAACACCTGCTTTAACTGTCCACCTGTTAACAGAGCTAGAAGTCTTTTGGTTATCAGTCATACCCTTGTTATTTTGACCCTCTGTGATCAATATTGACACAAAAAATGCCAAAAAAAGAAGTAATTGTTTTTTCATTATATTATTATTTTATTAAACAACAAATGTAGAATATTTTCTTAAAAAAGACTTATGAATAAGCTTAAAAAACAATGATTTAGCTAAAAATCACAATATTTTTTATTTGTAGTAAGACTTTTTACAGTGAGGGGTTTTAAACTTTTGATTTAACTATTTGATATATCAAATAGTTGTAAAATATCAAAATTTAGATAACTTACTGACATACAGTTGTTTACTTGAAAGTTTAAATCACTTCAGTGACAAAGACAAAATGAGGAAATCATACTTAAAGCAAATATTTATTTAGTTTGATTAGCAATGATGTAAACTTTCATATTCACTAAAATTAAAAT
This window of the Flavobacteriaceae bacterium genome carries:
- a CDS encoding amidohydrolase family protein, whose amino-acid sequence is MQFNKAGTSDGRHRLTHVEIIDTADLNRFAQLNVTADAQVVGEFTQPHFWSDNISLIGSTLSNNLIPLKSLTEANARLTLSSDWNVSSLNPFVGIQNAVTRAPQNISLETAIKAYTINGAYVMRQENEVGSIEVGKLVDFVVLDRDIFTIPPTELNQTKVVLTVFNGSEIYKR
- the recA gene encoding recombinase RecA; translated protein: MSADKEKQAKLKALQLTLDKLDKTYGKGAVMKMGDTIVEDVEAISSGSLGLDLALGVGGYPRGRIIEIYGPESSGKTTITLHAIAEAQKAGGIAAFVDAEHAFDRFYAENLGVDMDNLIISQPDHGEQALEITDNLIRSGAIDIVVIDSVAALTPKSEIEGEMGDSKMGLHARLMSQALRKLTGTISKTNCTVIFINQLREKIGVMFGNPETTTGGNALKFYASVRLDIRKRTQIKEGDRVIGNQTKVKVVKNKVAPPFQTAEFDIMYGEGVSKVGEVLDIGVDLGIIKKSGSWFSYADTKLGQGRDAVKALIKDNPELMEELEEKIKGVIDNEE
- the rpiB gene encoding ribose 5-phosphate isomerase B; translation: MTVAIGNDHAGTAYKFSIVTLLESKGIVVKNYGTDTDESVDYPDFVHPVAKDVIAKKAAIGILICGSANGVAMTANKYWKIRAGLCWTKEIAELARQHNNANILCIPARYTAIPQALAIVETFLTTEFEGGRHQKRVNKISAC
- a CDS encoding GNAT family N-acetyltransferase; this translates as MEFIVKKFSKLTIEELYRILRLRSEVFVVEQNCIYQDIDNKDSIAFHMFGIKEEEIITYARIFDAGDYFDFPSIGRILVKKEHRKQAYGHQLIAASIAYIEKSFKEKTILISAQTYLTKFYNSFGFVVQGNKYLEDGIPHIKMLRTS
- a CDS encoding EamA family transporter: MKTLQQKWLYLIILSVIWGSSFILIKKGLIGLTPLQLGALRILITAAFLLLIGFKSLRKIQKFHWKYIAYTAALGTFFPSFLFAFAITGIDSSITSILNSLTPFHTYIFGTLVFGFTFKKKQLIGILVGLIGTLILVLKGVETNPDQNYWYALLVIVSSVGYAFNVNIVKKYLSDLSALAITTGNFLLLIIPSGFVLLFSGFFTTFQFNPETSLAFGYIIILSIVGTGMAKVMFNRLVQIASPVFSASVTYLIPLVAVMWGMIDEEKLHIVQLLGAAIILFGVYLVNKTK
- a CDS encoding OmpA family protein, coding for MKKQLLLFLAFFVSILITEGQNNKGMTDNQKTSSSVNRWTVKAGVNFVDNSGGAANFNTQNFAFGGFPARLNLGYRFSKLLSFEIGGSLNKWKAGGRILDGSVVNEDQNYFALDGNFQFYFDEAFNLFWGADWLEVYLNGGIGYFKIDKGATSANVGPGVNIWFSKGVGLNFDALAKWAFNSSERFDTNHIQYSSGLIFRFQNEDKDNDGIYDYNDDCPSIPGTRNSNGCPDDGSTNSNDKNTSEQTAIVQDTDKDGVIDSGDNCPKIAGSPNNNGCPLSDSDGDGVLDRGDNCPDVVGSPNNNGCPLPSDGNSVSDTAEETDNNGHSKKLSKETSETLTALSRKVKFNSGNYNFTQDTYSILQSIVEVMKENPNAKFRIEGHTDSVGEYNANRVLSKSRASAVRNYLVDNGIPQENISILGMGESKPIDTNLTKEGRSRNRRIEITEIE
- a CDS encoding amidohydrolase family protein encodes the protein MNSFLIFYIEPQTLHQKIYYGLKWLQKMKWLPLVFATVFSTHSCMNKKMRETIESVSGTQKLYFNGKIFTVNDANPWAEALVIDGNKILFVGTDAEASSFAEEGVLKINLQGKIVLPGFHDVHMHPMEVGATTTTFVLDEAETDAENFKTKISNASAANPDVAWLIGFGHSINTLFNASRSPIEIIDEAVSDRPVIIMEQTSHSMWVNSKALEMAGITVATPNPQGGIIMKDDGVLNGVLIDNAGDIVFQQAVTALNNPNGEYNGMVQYVLPELAKYGITSVSDARTYWKRNQHQVWKNLEKNGKLTARFNLGLWAYPAENDASQITALKTLYSNNDNNLLKINQIKLYVDGITHHTTAALHSQYLIDYFEQPTNNGLNYFTQNRLTMYIWELESIGFDFHIHAIGNRGVHEALNAIQQSRNI